A region of Nitrospinota bacterium DNA encodes the following proteins:
- a CDS encoding TetR/AcrR family transcriptional regulator, whose translation MAPRMNVEHMEARKRQIVDAACTCFSRNGFHKTTMQDICARAGMSPGAVYRYFPGKQAIIAAMPERERVENLAIIKNVSENSDGGAYGALTNLADIFFEKLSSMPKQDVRLEVELWAEALRNPAILKACKSNTDSHINAFAKIIRQAQNSGELSPGVDAKTLSIALINLYVGLLQLMSMGARVDMKEYLKQIKAMVGSFFNQAEAR comes from the coding sequence ATGGCCCCCAGGATGAATGTGGAACACATGGAAGCCAGAAAACGGCAGATTGTGGACGCCGCCTGCACCTGCTTCTCCCGTAACGGATTCCACAAAACCACCATGCAGGACATCTGCGCCCGGGCTGGCATGAGCCCCGGCGCGGTGTACCGTTATTTCCCCGGCAAACAGGCGATAATCGCCGCAATGCCGGAACGGGAAAGGGTCGAAAACCTCGCCATCATAAAAAACGTGTCGGAAAACTCCGATGGCGGCGCATACGGGGCGCTTACCAATCTTGCCGACATATTTTTTGAAAAGCTTAGTTCCATGCCGAAACAGGACGTGCGGCTGGAGGTGGAGCTTTGGGCCGAGGCGTTGCGGAACCCGGCCATCCTCAAGGCGTGCAAGTCGAACACCGACAGCCATATAAACGCCTTCGCAAAGATTATCCGGCAGGCGCAGAATAGCGGCGAACTTTCGCCCGGGGTGGACGCGAAGACTTTGTCTATTGCGCTGATCAATTTATATGTAGGGCTTCTCCAGCTTATGAGCATGGGCGCCAGGGTGGACATGAAAGAATACCTCAAACAGATAAAGGCCATGGTGGGGTCGTTTTTCAATCAGGCGGAGGCGAGGTGA
- a CDS encoding TIGR00266 family protein, producing MSEWFYAQGSASQGPVSEDQIRELYKLGTLNGDTLLYGPGMMSWTKLKHLPQFTTGTASGASMAPPPLAASTQVAHEIDYQIVGEEMQFVEIELDPEESAVAEAGAMMYMTQEIKMSTVFGDGSGQEQGGLMGKLLGAGKRLITGESLFTTVFTHGGRAGKQRVAFAAPYPGKIIPVDLRDMGGKLICQKDAFLAAAKGVSIGIHFQKKIGVGLFGGEGFIMQKLEGDGYVFIHAGGTIVKRDLMAGETLRVDTGCLVALQPSVNFDIEFVGNIKSALFGGEGFFFANLRGPGTVWLQSLPFSRLAGRIHAAALPGRGKDEGSLLGGLAGIGGILEGD from the coding sequence ATGTCTGAATGGTTTTACGCCCAGGGCTCGGCCAGCCAGGGCCCCGTTTCAGAGGATCAGATAAGGGAGCTTTACAAGCTTGGGACGTTGAACGGTGACACCCTGCTGTACGGGCCCGGCATGATGAGTTGGACGAAGCTTAAACATCTGCCGCAGTTTACGACGGGTACCGCGTCTGGCGCCTCTATGGCTCCACCGCCGCTGGCCGCCTCCACTCAGGTAGCCCACGAGATAGACTACCAGATCGTTGGCGAGGAGATGCAGTTTGTGGAGATCGAACTGGATCCGGAGGAAAGCGCCGTGGCCGAGGCCGGGGCAATGATGTATATGACCCAGGAAATAAAAATGTCCACCGTGTTCGGCGACGGGTCCGGCCAGGAGCAGGGAGGGCTGATGGGCAAACTGCTGGGCGCTGGCAAAAGGCTTATCACCGGCGAGTCTCTCTTCACCACCGTGTTCACCCATGGCGGCCGGGCTGGCAAACAAAGGGTGGCTTTCGCCGCGCCATACCCGGGGAAAATCATCCCGGTGGACTTAAGGGACATGGGCGGTAAGCTCATCTGCCAGAAAGACGCGTTCCTGGCGGCGGCCAAGGGCGTTTCCATCGGCATTCATTTCCAGAAGAAGATCGGCGTGGGCCTTTTTGGCGGCGAAGGTTTCATTATGCAAAAGCTGGAGGGGGACGGATATGTCTTCATCCACGCGGGCGGAACCATCGTGAAAAGAGACCTCATGGCGGGCGAAACCCTGAGGGTGGACACCGGTTGCCTTGTGGCCCTGCAACCCTCGGTGAATTTCGACATCGAGTTCGTGGGCAACATAAAATCCGCCCTGTTCGGCGGGGAAGGCTTCTTCTTCGCAAACCTGCGCGGGCCCGGTACCGTATGGTTGCAATCGCTCCCTTTCTCACGGCTGGCTGGCAGGATACACGCCGCCGCGCTTCCCGGGCGGGGGAAAGATGAAGGCTCCCTGTTAGGCGGGCTTGCGGGTATCGGCGGAATTCTGGAAGGCGACTGA
- a CDS encoding UbiX family flavin prenyltransferase → MSDNAVAVSGAPVVIGITGASGVIYGIRLMESLRKCAPEAPIHLVITPAGEKNIGIETGWALEKVRALAHVVHDYHNLAAPVSSGTFKTRGMVVAPCSMRTLSDIAFSRADNLLSRAADVTLKEGRKLILVPRETPLHRGHLELLLKASTLGAVILPPMPGFYSNPQTVDDIVNHTVGKIMDQLGVEHELFKRWGQ, encoded by the coding sequence ATGAGCGATAACGCCGTGGCTGTAAGTGGCGCGCCGGTGGTGATAGGCATCACCGGCGCCTCCGGCGTAATCTACGGAATCCGCCTTATGGAATCCCTCCGCAAGTGCGCGCCGGAGGCTCCCATACATCTGGTAATTACGCCCGCGGGCGAAAAGAACATCGGTATCGAGACAGGCTGGGCCCTAGAAAAAGTCCGGGCCCTGGCCCACGTTGTCCATGACTATCACAATCTGGCGGCGCCTGTCTCAAGCGGCACGTTCAAAACCCGAGGGATGGTTGTGGCGCCTTGCTCGATGCGCACATTGTCCGACATAGCTTTCTCCCGGGCGGACAATCTTCTGTCGCGGGCGGCGGACGTTACGTTAAAAGAGGGACGCAAACTTATCCTGGTACCCAGGGAAACGCCCCTTCACCGGGGCCATTTGGAGCTGTTATTGAAGGCGTCAACTCTAGGCGCCGTGATTTTGCCACCCATGCCCGGATTTTATTCGAACCCTCAAACGGTGGACGACATAGTAAACCACACGGTGGGTAAAATCATGGACCAACTGGGGGTGGAGCATGAGCTGTTCAAACGGTGGGGGCAATAA
- a CDS encoding ferredoxin--NADP reductase, producing the protein MEDDRLNAVVTKRVEVAPGLIILQARPDGWELPDFTPGQFAILGLPSSAKRYWLSDPEGQDIAEGSRMIKRPYSITTSSKNKEYLEFYITMIRSGQLTPRLFNLLEGDRFYMSPKFRGLFTIDMAPPEANIIMIATGTGLAPFMSMIRSNMIMDAGRRFIIIHGARHSWDLGYRAELSTLSYHQRNLTYIPVVSRPEDERAGWVGMSGYVQNVWTRKIIKSITGFQPKPEDTHIFVCGSPDMTDSTVKLLELDGFEVAKEGGKGQVHVEKYW; encoded by the coding sequence ATGGAAGACGACAGGCTTAACGCGGTGGTAACGAAACGGGTGGAGGTTGCCCCCGGGCTTATTATCCTGCAGGCGCGGCCGGACGGATGGGAGCTTCCGGATTTTACCCCCGGCCAGTTCGCCATTTTGGGTTTGCCTTCCTCCGCGAAGAGATACTGGCTGTCTGATCCGGAGGGGCAAGATATAGCTGAAGGCTCCAGGATGATAAAACGCCCCTACTCCATCACCACTTCATCGAAGAACAAGGAGTACCTGGAGTTCTACATCACCATGATACGGTCCGGCCAGCTGACGCCAAGGCTTTTTAACCTGCTGGAGGGGGACAGGTTTTACATGTCGCCGAAGTTCCGGGGCCTGTTCACCATAGACATGGCCCCGCCCGAAGCCAACATCATAATGATCGCCACCGGCACGGGCCTTGCCCCGTTTATGAGCATGATCCGCTCCAACATGATCATGGACGCGGGACGCAGGTTCATCATAATCCATGGCGCGCGCCACTCATGGGACTTGGGCTACAGGGCGGAGCTTTCCACGCTGTCTTACCATCAGCGGAACCTCACGTACATCCCCGTGGTCAGCCGCCCGGAAGATGAGCGCGCCGGCTGGGTGGGCATGAGCGGCTATGTGCAGAATGTTTGGACGCGGAAGATCATCAAGTCAATAACCGGGTTCCAGCCGAAACCGGAGGATACCCATATTTTCGTCTGCGGCTCACCGGACATGACCGATAGCACAGTGAAGCTACTGGAACTGGATGGATTTGAAGTGGCTAAAGAGGGGGGCAAAGGCCAGGTGCATGTGGAGAAGTACTGGTGA